The genomic DNA GTCTGGGCCTCTAGGAACCCGCTGCACTTCATCCTTGGGCCGAGGAATGGGATTCAGTCTCAGGAGAACCAGTGCTAAGGATTTCCCGACAACCAGCATCTCAGGGAAGGTCTTGGCCTGTGCTACATTCAGCGGgtcaaattctctcttcttctcaccAACACAGCAATGGCACTGAGGAAACAAGTGGGAAGGGAGGTCCAGGGGACCTGCTGGCACCAATGTATTCAGTCACTGAGGCTGTTTCCACGAAGTTCTGCCACCACCACTCACTGGGTAGGGACTTTCCTTCTAGAAACAGTGATGAGGTATAGATGAACATCTCAAGAAAAGAGAGCCCATTGGTAACAGGGCTGGTGAAGATAACCAGGTGCCTCTGAAATGGAGAGGTCAGGCTGTACCGTAGAGCTCATCTTCTCACTCATGGATTCCAAGCTTTAAGAGTGGATTATAAATACTTTGGGCTTTTCTTCTGGTGATGGGGTGCTGGAGAGTTCTATGCTATCCACAAGGACATTCTTGTCTTCTAGTCTAATGACAGTGGGctcaggggtgggagagggggttGGGTTTTTGTGCATGTGGGGTAAGCTGGTGTGGCTGATGTCCAGGTCTTTGAAAGCATGAAGCATGAACACACCCAGAATGATGGTGACAAAGCCAGAGAGGGTGCCCACAATGTCCACTGCAGACATGCTGTACCATTCCTTGAAGAGGATAGTGGAGGAGGTAACCACCACCGTGGTGAAGAACACATAATAGATGGGGAACACCAGGGAGGTATTAAAAATGTCTAGTGCCCTGTTAAGGAAGTTGACCTGAGTGCTGAGAGAAAGTGCCAGGACGAGGGACAGGATGTAGGGGAGGGGATGCCGCACAACGGGCATTCCCTGGAAGAAGTTCTTAATGGTGATGCCCAGGCCCTTGACGGCGGACACGGAGAAGGCCCCGATCAGCGAGCAGATGACGATGTAAACGAGGATATTCCTTTGTCCGTAGCGTGGGGCGATGACGAAGATGAGGATGAGGCAGAACACCAGCAGAAGCACAGCAAACACGATGTACCCTTCAGAAGGGGTGGGACATGGATAATCTGAGCTGCAGAGGATGCAGTTAGTTTTTAGAGCCCTCTAACCATGGTCATGGGATATAGCAGTAAGGACTTGGGCTCTAAAGTCAGGCAGACATGGGTTCCAGGCTCACGTCACAACTTTTTAATAATTGGGGCAGGTTATTAATTAACCACAAgacctccatttccttatttgtaaaacaggCCTAATAATAGGACCTTCCTGATAGATCTTTTTTTTGcggggttaaatgagataatgcatgctACAAGACTGTGTCGTCCCCCCAACCCCCGTTAATccccatgtgatggtatttggacatgaggcctttggaaggtgattaggtcatgagggtggcaccctcatgaatgggattagtgttcctgtagaagagaccccagagagctccctcaccccttccaccatgtgaggtgAGGCCACAGAGAGAAGTTGGCCGTTTATGAACCAAATCTACCagggccttgatcttggacttcccagcctccagaactgtaagaaatacatttctgcagtttataagccacccagtctgtggtattctgttatagcagcctgaacagaccaGGATAATGCATAGAACATatttagaactgtgcctggcacaaaataaacacatgatAAATAACATCAACATGCATCAGCCTGGGAAGCCCGTGAGCTAACCCTAGGACCAGCCCCCCAACTTTCCTTCTTTAGCTTCCTTTGCCTCCAGGTGGCAGCACCTGGCATGGTCAGCCCCCAGTTAGACCTTCCTGGGGTTCATTCCCCAGTGTCTTCCTactcatggggt from Neomonachus schauinslandi chromosome 7, ASM220157v2, whole genome shotgun sequence includes the following:
- the NIPAL4 gene encoding magnesium transporter NIPA4, which gives rise to MELPASNTSCQNGSLISVYCSSHQVVCQIVGDLSPQVPSNVTSHDWKERFRQNYSFYIGLGLAFLSSFLIGSSVILKKKGLQRLVASGATRAVDGGYGYLKNAMWWAGFLTMAAGEVANFGAYAFAPATVVTPLGALSVLISAILSSYFLGENLNLLGKLGCVICVAGSTVMVIHAPEEEKVSTVVEMAAKMKDTGYIVFAVLLLVFCLILIFVIAPRYGQRNILVYIVICSLIGAFSVSAVKGLGITIKNFFQGMPVVRHPLPYILSLVLALSLSTQVNFLNRALDIFNTSLVFPIYYVFFTTVVVTSSTILFKEWYSMSAVDIVGTLSGFVTIILGVFMLHAFKDLDISHTSLPHMHKNPTPSPTPEPTVIRLEDKNVLVDSIELSSTPSPEEKPKVFIIHS